Part of the Falco cherrug isolate bFalChe1 chromosome 1, bFalChe1.pri, whole genome shotgun sequence genome, GGTACGCTCAGCACCGCTGGCTGCGGGGCTGTGCCACTGTGTGCAGGTGGCCCCCAGGGACCAAGCCAGAGCCCCCAGGCCAAATCCAGGAGCTACAGCCGAGTGCTCTGGGAGGGTTTCTCTGGCACCACCGTGTGGCAAACCAGCCTGCCCTCTAGCAGGGCTGGGGAGTGGGACCATCACGGACCCTGCTCCCTTCCCGAGCCCCCAGCCTCGGCTCTGGGCGTTTGGGCCATGGAGCCCCGGGAGGTGCCGGCCGTCTGCCCTGGAAACAGGCACCGGTCAGTTTGGCAGCTAAACAGAGCGCGGACCCTGTGGCACGTGGGGGCTGGCAGCCTTCCCGGAGGCGCTTCGGTGCTGGCAAGCGTGATGCCAGGCCTGGGGAGCGCAGGGCAGCGTGGCTGCCAGGTGGAGACCTGCCTCCTGCCccgagccagggctggggctccctggggctgggtgctgccgcAGCCGGCTCTCCCGCTGCCCGCCCCAGCAGCGCTCTCTGCTCCCCACAGGCACtagtgctggagcaggcagcacagggctcGGGCCCCCCTGACCTTCGCATGCAGTACCTGCGCCAGATCCAGGCCAACCACGAGGTGAGCTGCAAGCCCGTGCTGGGGGCGGCAGGTGCCCACTGTGCCTTGGTCCCCTCCTGGTATGCTGCGCGCCACTGGGATCCCCCACCGCAGCCCCAAACCGATGCGCGTGTCTGAAGTTCAGTCTCCCTTGTACAGATGCTGCTGAAGGAGGCGCAGACCCTACGCGACCGGCTGCCCCTCGGCGAGGAGGGGGCTACCACGGCCGAGAAGCTCTTGCACATCTACAGGCAGCTCCGCAACCCCAGCCTTGttctgctgtgagcagggggGTGGGCAGTGCACCCTGGGGGCCCCGAGCCCCGCTGGCCGGGGTGGGCCCTGCCAGGCCAGCAGCGGGGAGAGACCCCCACAGGAGGAGGAGCGGGTGCGGGTGGGAGGGCTGGCAGCGAGGGCAGGGAGGCCCTGGTGGTGGTCCAGGTggggggcgtgtgtgtgtgcgtgtttTGTGGTCGTGTTGTTGGCAACACCGGAGGGTTGCGGGGCTCCGGCGGCAGAGTGGGGGCTTCTGGgctggcccagcccagccctgccgctccccccctccccagcctgccacaCCGGTGGGCAGCCCCCGGGGCCGTGCTGTCTTGTGGATCATTCTAGCCGTGGTAGTTTAGCGCTCTCCCAGCGGCTGCCGTGCTGTGCCGGCTGCGGGCTGTGCCCCCATGCCGCCTTGCCTTTCAGGATCAGGATAAACAGGGTGCTGTGCCAGGGTGCCCAGCGGGTGCCTGCCCGGGGGAGCCCcgttttctgctgggcaggggagggggttTTCCACTCCCCCGTTGTTTCTATAAATGATCTTGTATTTCTGTGGTGGTGCAGCGTGTTTTGGCCCAGTCCTTCCCCGCACCGCTCCAGTATCTGTAAATCTGTCGTCTGCCATGAAAACGATCGTGCCGCTCAGCAAGTGCCcgtctcttttccttttccatctcccagcagggccctgccagctcctggaggGGTTCCactgctgcccacccccccagtcCCCAGCCAGGTtgcagcccccccccctcctctcccagcctggcAGAGGGTCCATTGGCATCGCAGCCTCTCTGGGCTCCAGCCCCTACCCCCAGCCACCCCTGTGGTACCCTGGGGCCCTGTGCCCACCGCCCGGCAGCTCTGGGGGGGGCCAGGACCCCCCTTTGCCTAGGGGGTCCCGTGGGGCGGCACTCTCTTCCTGGGATTGCagggcatggggagggggaCGGGGTCGGATCTTGGGTGCAGCagaggggggaaggaggacGAGGTGCTGCCCTGGTGTGATCCAGACTGACTTTATTGTGGTGCGTCAGGGGGGGTCGGGACACAGCTGCCATGGATGGTGCCACTGCCGGCTCCACTGCCATCCTTTGCCTGGGGACAGCTAGTGCCcccaggtgggctgggggctgcagcagtggaggGTCCGGGGCCAGGCAGGTCAGTACTCCCAGAGCGTTGCCCGCAGCACGGACTCGCTGTCAGCGCGCAGGGTGCCAGCCGGGTCCCCACGCAGGTACCGGCCATTCTTCCCTTTGATGGCAACACGTCCCCGCTCCCGGAACTCGAAGAAGAAATCCTCGGAGAGGTCCCCATCACTGCACACTGAGCCGCTGCTGGCCACGTACCAGAACTTGCCCCCCTGACCTGCAGAGAGTCCCCACGGGCTGTCAGCAGGGTCTGGCTAGACCCCTGGTAGCCCCCCACCCTGGTAGACCCTCGCCCAGTGGCTCACCTCGGATCTGGTAGGCGCCGTCGCTGAAGCTCATGTGGAAGACGTCGTAGACAGAGCGGTTGGAGTCGAGCAGGTTGGAGCCGCGGTGGTAGCAGACAAAGCCGTGCTCACCCCGTAGCACCAGCATCGGGCGGTTGATCAGCTTCAAGGTGAACTCCTCATCCTCCCCTGTATGGGAGCCCGGCCCTGAGCACCCTGAGGTGGGGGGACTGACGCCAGGACCCCTGGCCCTCCATCCGCCCCCAGCACTTACCCACAGCATCGCTGACTGCCGCCAGCTGCCCATTCTTCTTGGTGCAGATGTACCGGCCATTGCTGGCGCGCAGGGCCACCCGCCGCCCGCGCCACTCTATGTCAAACATGGTGTTGGCAGCACTGGTGTTGGAGGGAGAGGGTGAGCCAGGGCAGCCTGtccacctccccagcccccctgccccagctgccccagagcCCCACGCCGTGGCACGGCACCACTCACACTTCGGTGGCCAGGGCCTGGATGCCCCCGTGGGCCACGAGGGTCCAGTAGCTGCCGGTGTTGGTGTGCAGGCTGCACTTGTTGGTGTCGCGGTCAATCTGGAGCTGGAAGGTCTCATGGTTCAACTCCTCGTCCTGGTTCGCCGAGACGTTGACGCCTGCGGGCAGGAGCAGCCACGTGTGCCGGTGAGCGCAGCTGCGCTCTCCCTCCCCTGGCCCCTCCACAGCAGCGGTAAATCCTTCTGCAAACAATCGTGCTAATTGGGCTGGTTAATCTGATTGCTACCACGTCCATCTGGTTAGCACCACGGTGCACAAACCCCCTATTTATAGCCTGCCCACCACCGTACCCGGCCCTAAGCTGCTTGGCACAAGGGCGGGCATGTTAGGGGAGCTGTGGGCACAGCATCGCCAACCAGGCCTGCGGACCCCCACAGACCGCTGTGGGCTCTGGAGGCTGCGCTCCCATCCAGCAGCCCCTCCTGTCTGGCCTGAgctgccaggctcagcccctgctccaTGGCTGCACCGAGCCCTGCACGTACGTGcacacctgcagcactgcagagccgTGCACACGCAAACACGCCTGCACGCActgtgctgggcacagccctgtgcGCACATGTAtgggctgtgttgagctgcGCACACACGTGCGTGCACAGTATCGTCCGTGCACAAATGTGCGTGGGCTGCACATACAAATGCATGTACCTGCAGGCATGGTGTGGAGCCCTGCTCACACATGTGTGTACACATACACCCACAGAGCCCCGCTCACACAcgtgtgtgtatacacacacccCTATAGACACCCCCAGAGCCCTGCACAGTCCCACAggtgctcccagcccagccccgctggCTACAGCCCCCCGGGCAGGCAGGACCGCCCCATGCCCTTCTCCTGGGCAGGGTCTGTGTGCCCCGTGCCCACAGGGGGGCTGGGGTCACCTGTGTGCCCAGGGAGCAGTGCGGGATGTGGCAGTGGCCTTGccctgctgttgctgtaggGCTTCCCCTGGGCAGAGGCTGCGCTACGGGGTTGTTATTGTGGGGTCTTATCCCATGGTGGGGGGTCCCAGGGGCACTCCCATGGAGCCCTTCACAGCTATGGGTGCTTTTGGCTGACCTGATCCCTAGGGACCCCCCGGGAGCAGCCAGAGGTCCCGAGGTGGGCAGGGAACAGGCAGCATGGCACGGGCAGACCTTACCCTGCCGGATGGAGACGTATCTGCCGTTGGCCGCCGTGAAGACCACCTGGGGGTGGCTCTCCTCCAGGTCGAAGAGTTCATCTTTGCCCGGCTTGGAGCTGCGGCCGGACTTGAGGGTGCCAGTGGGCCCCGTAGGTGCCAGATATTTCCCGTCACAGTCCTTGAAAGCCAGCTTGCCCGCCTTGAACTCGAGGGTGTAGCCGGTACGGGCGCCGGGCTCGGGCACCAGCGTGCCATCGCAGCGCAGGTAGCGCTCGTCAGCGGTGCGCAGGCTGTACTTCTTGTCCTGGAAGCAGAGGGTGATGAGGGCGTCCACCCCCCAGGGCAGGTTGCTGTCAGTGGCGATTTCATCCTCGTGGGCGCTGAGGTGGGCGTAGCGGCGGCGGCTGACGCTCAGCAGGTTGGCCTGGGGGTGCATGGCCAAGTGCACGGTCCAGAGCTCGCCCTCCGTCACGGTGGGGGCGAAGCAGGAGAGCTGATCCTCCCGGCCCCCGAAGAAACGCCGGTGCGGGGCCGACTGCAGCGCCCAGCGCCCATCTGACTGGGTGATGATGCTGAAGCGCTCGTCTCGGCCTGGCTGCTCGGCCTCGCACCGCACCTTCCCGTCCTTGTCAGCACCCAGGTACCGGCCAAGGTGGCTCTTGAGAAAGACAACAGAGCTGTTGGCTTCATCCTGCTCCAGCGTCCAGATCTGCTTGCGCTTCAGGCTGGGTGCCGAGGCGTTCACCTTGTAGCCAAAGCTCTCCGCCGTCAGGTACCGGCTCTCACAGTTGATCAACCCAAACTGGATCTTCAGGACCTGGTGGATCCCATTT contains:
- the FSCN2 gene encoding fascin-2, whose amino-acid sequence is MPTNGIHQVLKIQFGLINCESRYLTAESFGYKVNASAPSLKRKQIWTLEQDEANSSVVFLKSHLGRYLGADKDGKVRCEAEQPGRDERFSIITQSDGRWALQSAPHRRFFGGREDQLSCFAPTVTEGELWTVHLAMHPQANLLSVSRRRYAHLSAHEDEIATDSNLPWGVDALITLCFQDKKYSLRTADERYLRCDGTLVPEPGARTGYTLEFKAGKLAFKDCDGKYLAPTGPTGTLKSGRSSKPGKDELFDLEESHPQVVFTAANGRYVSIRQGVNVSANQDEELNHETFQLQIDRDTNKCSLHTNTGSYWTLVAHGGIQALATEVAANTMFDIEWRGRRVALRASNGRYICTKKNGQLAAVSDAVGEDEEFTLKLINRPMLVLRGEHGFVCYHRGSNLLDSNRSVYDVFHMSFSDGAYQIRGQGGKFWYVASSGSVCSDGDLSEDFFFEFRERGRVAIKGKNGRYLRGDPAGTLRADSESVLRATLWEY